The genomic window AATAGTTAATTAAAATGGTAAATCATCATCTTCTTCGATTTGAGTCGGCATAAAGCCTTCTACTGAATTGCCTGAAGAGGGAGCTGTTCCTGGTGAGCTTATAGGTGAATCTACCATTACACCTCGGGATTCTGAAGATGTTCTGCTTTCTGCAAAATGTTGTTCTTCTGCCACTACATCTACTGATGTATGTTTAACTTTCTGCTGATCTTCCCAAGTGTTAACTTGTAGTCTTCCAACAATAGAAACCATTTGTCCCTTTCTAAAGAACTTTTCTGCAAATTCTCCAGCCTTTCCAAATGATACAATATTAAAAAAATCTACATCCTGTTCACCTTGTCTGGCAAATTGTCTTCTAACAGCTAGTCCATATCTTGCAACTGCAACAGGTGTTGCAGACTGTGAGTAACGCACTTCCGGATCTCTTGTTAAGCGTCCCATTAATATTACTTTATTCATACTCAAACCCCTTCTTTCAGGTAATTATACTATTTATCTTCGAGAGATATGATTAAATAACGAAGAACTGGTTCCATAATGTTAATTCTGCTTTCTACTTCTGCTGGAGTAGAAGTCTCTCCATTAAATTGGATGAAATAGTAAAACCCTTCTTTTTGTTTGTCGATTTCATAAGCAAGTTTTCTTTTGCCCCAATCGTCTACGTTTTTGATTTCTCCACCAAAACGTACAATAAGATCTTTTACTTTTTCAAGTGTTCCTAACTTTTCTTCTTCGCTTAATGTTGAAAACAACACAATTGCTAATTCGTAATTTTTCATACTAGCACCTCCTTTTGGACATTGGCCCTATATCTTTAGTTTTGTATAGAGCAAGGAAT from Cellulosilyticum sp. I15G10I2 includes these protein-coding regions:
- a CDS encoding single-stranded DNA-binding protein, producing MNKVILMGRLTRDPEVRYSQSATPVAVARYGLAVRRQFARQGEQDVDFFNIVSFGKAGEFAEKFFRKGQMVSIVGRLQVNTWEDQQKVKHTSVDVVAEEQHFAESRTSSESRGVMVDSPISSPGTAPSSGNSVEGFMPTQIEEDDDLPF
- the rpsF gene encoding 30S ribosomal protein S6 — its product is MKNYELAIVLFSTLSEEEKLGTLEKVKDLIVRFGGEIKNVDDWGKRKLAYEIDKQKEGFYYFIQFNGETSTPAEVESRINIMEPVLRYLIISLEDK